The nucleotide window GCACCAAATGGTATAATGTACACAACCTAACTTGATAATCACATTCGTGGCTGTTTTCACGGCTTGAACCATGACCTTGAAGTTACACTTGATAGTTACAACCGTTGCTCCAAAGCTCACTATCTCCGTAAAGAATTCTTATTAAATTGGAGGTGATTGTTATGATGCCTAAAAAGTGATGCTTAATTTgccaaaaaaatagttaaaaattaacatttaattttataagtatagaagtaaataatttttaaatatttaaaatttactataaAAGAACTAGTTAAAATTTAGGTACCAAGTTATAGACACCATAGAATTCACCTTAATTGGAATATTAGTTCAAAATTGTGAATGTAGTTTTGTGTAAAAGCCAACTTTGCTATTCTCTTCAGTCCCCTGCATATCTCGAATCACGTTAGTTAATTTCTAGACTCATTGCATCAATAGAAAAATTAGTTTCCGACGTTATATGCATATACTTATTCCATGCCAACAATAGAAAGCTAATTTATCAATAATGCATGAGGGAATGCATACCTGTGCCGAAGAAAGAAGGGTTTTGAGGCGAAGTTAACTAGTAAAGCTTGATTCTAGTATTGATCGTATTCCTGCAAATGGTGACACATGAATagaacatttttttcttttttattatggaTCACCAGCCAAGTTATTCAACAATACATTTCACAGCGAGTGATCTAAGGGTACTGTACAAATAAAAAGAATGCATAAATTCACAAGAAGCAAAACTAATATTTACAGGAAGACGGAAAGCATATGCTGTTTTCATCAATGAAAAATTACCTCTTGATTAATTTCTTTCATCCCTCAAATATCTTTTAAGTCATTTAAATGACGTCTCAGTTTCAAATTCCATAGAAACCTGGTATAAGCTGGATTTTGAGTGTTCATGTGATTGCAGTTAGGCAACCAATTCCCAACAATCATGTGAAATCTATGTAATGTAATGAATGCTAATGGAAAAATTGTGATTGTAGCACAAGCACAATGATTGAAAATTTAGCCTGTTGCTAATCTTCAACATCTTCACTTGAACATGTTTCCAGCAAAGAGTCTCCTCTTCTTGAACTTAGTAGTTTTAGAATGGCTATGATATCTTCGCTCTGCGGATGAGACTGATCCGCAGAAACAAATGAATGTAAGTGATCATTGACATTTATCCAAGACCAACCTGGCTCTTTTATTACCCCCTTTGACTTCATTAGCTTCCTTATGTACGCAACTTCCTCCCATCTCCCCTTGGCAGCATATATGTTAGCCAGGGTGATGTGAGTTCCTGCAGAATTCGGATCCAAAGAAAGTATTTTTTCTGCTGCTCGTCTTCCTCTGTCAACGTCCCCATGAACCCTACATGCTCTAAGTAAGGTAGACCACACAACATCATCACTACAGAAAGGCATGCTTCGTATCATAAGCTCAGCTTCACTCAATCTTCCTGCTCTGCATAGAAGATCAATCATGCAACCATAGTGCTCTTTTGAAGGACTGATCCGATACTCGTCAATCATTGACATAAAGTAGTGGAAACCTTGATCAACCAATCCAGCATGGCTACAAGCTGTCAAAACCCCAATGAAAGTCACATAGTCCGGTTTTAAACCAATACTGGGAATCTTCTCGAATAAATGAATTGCCTTTTGGCTGCATCCATGTTCAGCATACCCATTGATCATGGCTGTCCATGATATAATGTCATTAGTTTTAGTCCCATCAAATATTTTAGAAGCTTCTTTTAGACTCCCACATTTTGAATACATACTAATTAGTGCACTATGAACCATTGCTTCATGATCCAGGCCAATGCATAGGACATGAGCATGCACCTGCTTCCCAGGCTCAAGAAGCGCCATGCTTCCACTCACACTAAGCAAGCTAGCAAGAGCAAATTCATTCGGTTTTGGCCCTTCCCTTCTCATCCATGATAGATAGTCAAAAGCTTCTTTTGCATAACCTGCTTGAGAATAAACTGCAATTATAGTGCTCCAagaaataatatcttttatagCCATACTACAAAACACCATTGAAGCCGAAGTTAACATCCCATATTTCGAATAAAGCGTAATGAGGGAATTCGACACTGACAAGGCATCCACCAGACCTAGATGCAATACATGGCCATGTATCTGCTGGCCCCATTCTTTAACAACAAGATTCGCACATGCAGAAATTACTGCTGCAAAAGTGTATTGATTGGCACTAACCCCTGATTTTCTCATCCTTCTAAATGCATCCACTgcattctcttcttctcccaTCTGCACATATGTTGTAATAAGGGTTGTCCATGAAACTACATCTGGCATCCTCATTTTTTGGAACAATCTCATGACATAACTTGGTTTTCCACATTTATTATACATGGAAGCAAGGGTGTTAATCACAAACAAGCTCTCATCAAACCCTTGTTTTATTGTTTGTGTGTGAATAGCTTTCCCACAATCTAAAGAATTCGAATCAGCAGATGCTTTCAAAGCGATGGCAAATGCATATGAATCACAACCCACTTTTGATCTCCACATTTCAGAGAAGTACAATAATCCCTCTATACTATAACCGCCATGAACAAGCCCCGCAATAATGGACGTCCACGATACCACGTTTCGGGTTTCCATTTCTTCGAAGACTTTGCAACCATGCTCTACTTTGCCTACTTTCATATACATGTCCACTAGTGAACTGCTGACAAATACCGAGTCTACCAAACTTGACTTCACAGAAAATCCATGCAATGATTTCCCGAAATATATGTTCATGCCAAGAGCACAAGCCTTGAGTGCAACACTAATCATAAACTGGTCTTTTTGAAGACCAGGCTGGATCCACAAATTTAAGAACAAGATCAACGCTTCAAAAGGGTCTGAAGAATTGACATAACCAGCTATTATCGTGGTCCATGAAACCTCATCTCTGTgaggcattttatcaaacatttgcCTTGCTTTATGCAGTTGACAACATTTCACAAGTTGCTTCAGTTCGGAGTTAAGGTCAAGCATATTATGAACAAAATGGGGCGTGTTTGGATGGACGGAAAATGAAGAGGCACATCGATTATGCTCCCAAACACGTTCCCAGAAGCCTTTTGTGCCATGCAAAACGGCATCCTGCGGCCGCCATAATCGGAGGAGAGAGGCTGCGGAGGGAGGAATGCGGGGGAGCAACAGAAGGAGGAGGAAAAGCGGAGAGGAGGAGGGCATGAATGGAAGATGAAGTTCAGTGCTCTAACCACCATGTGAGGCTTAagaggtgaagaagaagaacagcgAAAGAGAATAAGAGACTAGTTAGACTTCATTtgtaaattaattatgatattttaaaatataagccAAACTTATTCctacatttttataaaaataatattttagtcatTAATTTCATAGTTATCATAACCAAACCGATAATTACAACCAGGTCATTGGCTCACTGGTTCAATCAGTGGGTCACTGATTTGCCTGGTTGACCcggtcataattaaataaaaatgtaagattataaaaataaaattaaaatcaaaagttaaaacttaaaatacatGTGTTCACAAACATATTAATAACAATCAAGTATTAATTTTTAGACATAACTAATGATGTATAAAGAGATAATAAACTAGCCATTGGTACaaaatattttctcaatttaaatgaataAGAGAGAGCAAAAAATAACACAACGGGGAGATCTCGGCATCTATATCCTCATAGGACAAATTTAAAGCTAGACCAACATTTCCTTCATTTTGATTTGTATCTATATATacatttgtgtatttttttcacaaatcaatacCAAGAATAATTCATAATAGCAACTGAATTCTGATGAagacatttttaaaattctagcaaaaaaacaaacaaacaaacaaacagagAGCATGGGAACAACAATTTAACTGAACAATTTTATTCTGAGTTGCAGAGAGCATGAACCTCATTTTCAACAACAAATGCAACTTTGATAATTTTCAGCAGCAAAAGATGATTTACAGATTTAcagcaacaaaaaatttagctaAGTGATTATCTCAGCAAGACAACTACAGATTCAAGCTTCAGTGATGATAATCAGTAACGAATTCAACTCAGTGATGATTTTCAGCAACAAtttcagcaacaaattcaactttTAGCAACAAAATCAAGGTGCAGTGATGAATTAcagcaacaaaaaatttagctaGGTGATTTTTTCAACAAGACAGCAACATATTCAAAGTTCAATGATGATAATCATAAACAATGCAACTTAGTGATGATTTTcagcataaaaaaaatcagctcagtcagcaacaaattcaactttCAGCAACAAAATCAAAGTGCAGAGATGAATTACAGCAACAAAGTTGCGCAAGAAAGAATAGGAGAATTTGTTGGAACTCACCAAATCGGGACCAGCTGCTGACGGCGAGGAGGAAGCTGATGCGAGGCTCGAAGCAAGAATACAACAACGACATGCAGTCCCGGGACGTGCTACTTCTGCCGCCGGCGATGACGAGTGCAGGCACGTGCTGACTGAGAGACGGTGAGGAGACTGAGAGCGATGACGAGCTTGAATGCGAGACCGGAGGCAGTGAGAGAGACCGGAGACGAGAGCTTGAGTGCGAGAGTGCGACTGACGAGACactgaggaagaggaaggagCAAGGTTCtgagaaccggaccggtcatcaaATCATTCTAGTCACTAATTTACTGGTCCAACCGATCTAATCGTGGTTCAACTGAAAAAaccgttttaaaataaaataattaataaattatatataaacatcctaaaatataattatagtctattataaatcttaaaatatcttcCAAATTTGAAACCTGAAATGCCATCAACCAAAGGCACGTGATCTTATTAAAATACAACCAAATCGATgttttcataatcaattttGAAGTCAATTTTTCCCCTAACCATGTATTTCAGCACAAATTTAAAGCACACTCACCATTTTTTCCTTAACTAGCATAATGTCTTCGCAAGTAAGGTAAAAGAGCCATTACATACCTCATCGCCGGGTGAACAAACTACAAGCACTGCCTGAGCAATACTCTGCTTTGCTCCATTGCTTACCACAATCTAATCAGGAATATATGTAATTCCATTCTCCTCTGCAataaaaattcaggaaaattgTCAAAAGCCACATAAGCCCCCATCTCAAAAaatcagtaaaaaaaattagccaaagTAACCAAAACACAAACACTTGGAAGTGCATAAATTAGCTAACCCGTCAACTTATGACAAATCGCTCTGCGCAATTCAAATTTTCCGGCATTAGGGGTGTACCGTGTGTATCCTTCGCCAATACCATTAATCCCAGCCTACCATACTCACCACACCTTAATCAAACATTCACGTGATCATTACTTCATGATCATAATTTCATTATCATACACCTAAATTAAAAGCAGAAAGATGCAGCAGTAAAAGTACAATTCACACAAATAAAACGAGAATTCACCTCATCTATGACGGCAGATCGAAATCAGGTTCTCCGGCGGCCAAGCGAATAACCGGCACTTCGGCTTCGACAAGAGCAGTGGCCTGGTCACTTATGGAAACAGTCTTCGACAAGAACAGAGCAGAGCAGATCCTGAGCAAGAGGGGGAACAGCGCTAACCGGTGGAACAGAGCTGCGCGACGGAGGCAGGAGGCGAGCCCGGCGACGGTGCTTCCAAAGCTGAAACGGTAGCTGCACGAACGTGGAACAGAGCTGCACGATGGCGACGGTGGCTTCGAATACAACTTGCGACGGCGGCGGGATCAGTCCGGCGGCTGGACGGAAGTGAGGGACTGAGCTCGCTGGCGGTGAGAGGAAGCA belongs to Arachis duranensis cultivar V14167 chromosome 8, aradu.V14167.gnm2.J7QH, whole genome shotgun sequence and includes:
- the LOC107463519 gene encoding putative pentatricopeptide repeat-containing protein At3g47840; the encoded protein is MPSSSPLFLLLLLLPRIPPSAASLLRLWRPQDAVLHGTKGFWERVWEHNRCASSFSVHPNTPHFVHNMLDLNSELKQLVKCCQLHKARQMFDKMPHRDEVSWTTIIAGYVNSSDPFEALILFLNLWIQPGLQKDQFMISVALKACALGMNIYFGKSLHGFSVKSSLVDSVFVSSSLVDMYMKVGKVEHGCKVFEEMETRNVVSWTSIIAGLVHGGYSIEGLLYFSEMWRSKVGCDSYAFAIALKASADSNSLDCGKAIHTQTIKQGFDESLFVINTLASMYNKCGKPSYVMRLFQKMRMPDVVSWTTLITTYVQMGEEENAVDAFRRMRKSGVSANQYTFAAVISACANLVVKEWGQQIHGHVLHLGLVDALSVSNSLITLYSKYGMLTSASMVFCSMAIKDIISWSTIIAVYSQAGYAKEAFDYLSWMRREGPKPNEFALASLLSVSGSMALLEPGKQVHAHVLCIGLDHEAMVHSALISMYSKCGSLKEASKIFDGTKTNDIISWTAMINGYAEHGCSQKAIHLFEKIPSIGLKPDYVTFIGVLTACSHAGLVDQGFHYFMSMIDEYRISPSKEHYGCMIDLLCRAGRLSEAELMIRSMPFCSDDVVWSTLLRACRVHGDVDRGRRAAEKILSLDPNSAGTHITLANIYAAKGRWEEVAYIRKLMKSKGVIKEPGWSWINVNDHLHSFVSADQSHPQSEDIIAILKLLSSRRGDSLLETCSSEDVED